Proteins from one Mucilaginibacter jinjuensis genomic window:
- a CDS encoding bifunctional folylpolyglutamate synthase/dihydrofolate synthase, with protein sequence MNYQETLDYLYAQLPMFTRVGSSAFKADLTNTLALCALVDNPQNKFKSVHVGGTNGKGSTSHMLAAVLQTAGYKTGLYTSPHLRDFRERIRINGEMIPQQDIIDFVAYHKADFESIQPSFFEMTVALAFDHFAKNEVDIAIIEVGLGGRLDSTNIITPLVSVITNIGWDHMNLLGDTLPLIAGEKAGIIKPNIPVIIGEYQKIVAPVFEQKAEKEHAPITFASERWDIEVKDKDSKYLTLDATPKLTTDSRQQTTEYRLDLTGSYQLKNVKTVLTAVAELRKQGFEITDIHIRAALKNVQGITGLQGRWQTLSTNPLTICDTGHNPEGIQEVLKNIASVKYNHLHFVMGVVNDKDVSKILKMLPQDATYYFCRPDIPRGLDAASLQAQAVEAGLKGKVYPSVKEALAAAQSAAQNGDLVFVGGSTFVVAEVV encoded by the coding sequence ATGAATTACCAGGAAACACTCGATTATCTATACGCCCAACTCCCTATGTTTACACGCGTGGGCTCTTCTGCCTTTAAAGCTGATTTGACTAACACTTTAGCTTTATGTGCACTTGTAGATAATCCTCAAAATAAATTTAAAAGTGTGCACGTAGGTGGCACTAACGGCAAGGGTTCAACCTCGCACATGCTGGCTGCGGTGTTGCAGACTGCGGGTTATAAAACCGGGTTATATACCTCACCCCACCTGCGTGATTTTCGAGAACGCATCCGCATTAATGGCGAGATGATCCCCCAACAGGATATTATTGATTTTGTGGCCTATCACAAAGCAGATTTTGAAAGTATCCAGCCTTCTTTTTTCGAGATGACGGTGGCTTTGGCTTTTGATCATTTTGCGAAGAATGAGGTTGATATTGCCATCATTGAGGTAGGTTTAGGCGGAAGATTGGATTCGACCAATATAATTACGCCACTGGTATCCGTAATTACCAATATCGGCTGGGACCACATGAATTTGCTGGGCGATACCCTACCCCTCATTGCAGGCGAAAAGGCTGGCATAATCAAACCCAACATCCCGGTTATCATTGGCGAATATCAAAAAATAGTTGCCCCGGTTTTTGAGCAGAAAGCAGAAAAAGAACACGCCCCTATCACCTTTGCATCAGAACGATGGGATATCGAAGTAAAAGATAAGGATAGCAAGTATCTAACCTTAGACGCCACCCCAAAACTGACAACTGACAGCCGGCAACAGACAACCGAATACCGACTGGATTTAACCGGAAGCTATCAGCTTAAAAATGTAAAAACAGTGCTAACCGCCGTGGCCGAGCTGCGCAAACAGGGTTTCGAAATTACTGACATTCATATTCGCGCCGCACTTAAAAACGTGCAGGGCATTACCGGCCTGCAAGGCCGCTGGCAAACCTTAAGCACTAACCCGCTTACCATTTGCGATACAGGCCATAACCCCGAAGGCATACAGGAAGTTTTGAAGAATATTGCCTCAGTAAAATATAACCACCTGCATTTTGTAATGGGTGTGGTGAATGATAAGGACGTGAGCAAGATTTTAAAAATGCTGCCGCAGGATGCTACCTATTATTTCTGCCGGCCGGATATTCCGCGAGGATTGGATGCGGCTTCTTTACAAGCCCAAGCTGTTGAAGCAGGTTTAAAAGGGAAAGTATATCCATCGGTAAAAGAAGCATTAGCTGCCGCACAATCAGCGGCACAAAATGGCGATCTGGTTTTTGTTGGCGGCAGTACTTTCGTGGTAGCAGAGGTAGTTTAA
- a CDS encoding MotA/TolQ/ExbB proton channel family protein, giving the protein MTLLLLITDTASHIVDSISHATAAPTTIPQEDLRFGDLLVKGGWVMIPIAILAVLGLVIFFERFFTIRKASRDESSLMAQVRDNIHNGRLESAIAICKNSNTPLGRMLQKGLLRIGRPIKDIEGAIENVGKIEVSKLEKNIGIIGIVAGIAPMFGFLGTIAGVIKIFYDISKTDNISMGVISGGLYVKMVTSAAGLFVGIVAYVCYHTLTMMVDKVILKLETDAIEFIDLLEEPSK; this is encoded by the coding sequence ATGACGCTATTACTGCTGATAACTGATACTGCTTCACATATTGTTGATTCAATTAGTCACGCTACTGCTGCACCAACCACCATCCCGCAGGAAGACCTGCGCTTTGGCGACCTGCTGGTAAAAGGTGGCTGGGTGATGATCCCTATCGCTATACTGGCAGTATTGGGCTTAGTTATATTTTTCGAACGCTTTTTTACTATCCGTAAAGCATCGAGGGACGAATCGAGCCTGATGGCACAGGTTCGTGATAATATCCATAACGGCCGGCTGGAATCAGCCATTGCCATCTGCAAAAACAGCAATACACCGCTTGGCCGTATGCTGCAAAAAGGTTTGTTACGTATCGGTCGCCCGATAAAAGATATTGAAGGCGCTATCGAGAACGTAGGTAAGATTGAAGTATCTAAACTGGAGAAAAACATTGGTATCATTGGCATTGTGGCTGGTATTGCACCCATGTTTGGTTTCCTCGGTACCATTGCGGGTGTAATTAAGATCTTTTACGATATTTCTAAAACAGATAACATCAGCATGGGTGTAATCTCAGGCGGTTTATATGTAAAGATGGTAACCTCGGCAGCGGGTCTGTTTGTGGGTATCGTGGCTTACGTTTGTTATCATACATTAACAATGATGGTTGATAAGGTAATCCTGAAACTGGAAACCGATGCCATTGAATTTATTGACCTGTTAGAAGAACCAAGCAAATAA
- a CDS encoding energy transducer TonB: protein MDYRSEENNYPKAFLATGIILGLIIAMCYFMVFKMPVKQEDGTGGILVNYGTTDEGMGNDYMSTEEPSTAEHANHTKPDKVTPAPPTDQPTPVDNSSKQVVTQNNEDAPEVSNDKKPSETVKAQQEVTKTPPKPAVVNQNALYKGPTNKGTGEGDGNGSTPGNQGKPTGSTMADNYDGTGSGNGGTGIAQRSWTNTPVKPDGKRQVGKIVVDYRVDKNGNVVYAKAGGRGTTITDSDLLQKCEDAVKNAKLNAPDSAPDLQQGKVTFIFKAQ, encoded by the coding sequence ATGGATTACCGCAGCGAAGAAAATAACTACCCCAAAGCATTTTTGGCAACAGGCATTATCCTGGGGCTAATTATTGCTATGTGTTATTTTATGGTATTTAAAATGCCCGTAAAGCAGGAAGACGGTACAGGAGGCATACTGGTTAATTACGGCACTACCGACGAAGGTATGGGCAACGACTACATGAGTACAGAAGAACCATCGACTGCCGAGCATGCCAACCATACCAAACCTGATAAGGTAACCCCTGCCCCACCAACAGACCAGCCTACGCCGGTTGATAACAGCAGCAAACAAGTTGTAACCCAAAACAACGAAGATGCGCCAGAGGTAAGCAACGATAAAAAACCAAGCGAAACCGTAAAGGCCCAGCAAGAAGTAACAAAAACGCCACCTAAGCCTGCAGTAGTAAACCAAAATGCACTATACAAAGGCCCAACCAATAAGGGTACCGGCGAAGGTGATGGTAATGGTAGCACGCCGGGCAACCAGGGTAAACCTACTGGCAGTACCATGGCAGATAATTACGATGGCACAGGATCCGGAAACGGCGGAACAGGAATAGCGCAGCGCAGTTGGACCAACACGCCTGTAAAACCAGACGGTAAACGGCAGGTAGGCAAAATTGTGGTTGATTACCGCGTTGACAAAAACGGCAACGTAGTATATGCCAAAGCTGGCGGCCGTGGTACAACAATAACCGATTCTGATTTGCTGCAAAAATGTGAAGATGCGGTTAAAAATGCCAAATTAAATGCCCCCGACTCAGCGCCCGATCTGCAACAAGGTAAGGTGACTTTTATATTTAAAGCGCAATAG
- a CDS encoding phospho-sugar mutase, whose amino-acid sequence MQALDPTILQKVNSWLQGNYDADVKQQIQKLLDENAVTELTDSFYRDLEFGTGGLRGTMGPGSNRINKYTIGAATQGLANYLKKKYPNEKVKVAIAHDSRNNADLFSNITAEVFSANGIHVYFFEALRPTPELSFAVRHLGCKSGVMLTASHNPKEYNGYKAYGADGGQFVFPEDQAVMDEVAAVKSVDDIKFDRVDENIELIGEEIDQLYLDKITELSVSKDAIKRQKDLKIVYSPIHGTGITLVPKALKMFGFENVILVDEQTTPDGNFPTVIYPNPEEKEALTLALKKAKEVDADLVLATDPDADRVGIAIKNNDNEFILLNGNQTGSMLINYLLSAWEDAGKLTGKEYIVKTIVTSNLIEAIANAKGVKFFNTLTGFKYIGELMTQLEGKETFIGGGEESYGYLVGELVRDKDAVVSSAFISEMTAYYKDKGSSLFQALIDTYIQYGFYKEKLISITKKGKSGAEDIKAMMEKFRTNPPATLGGSKVITLKDYEMGTETDLNSNTITKLNFPKSDVLQFITEDGAVISARPSGTEPKIKFYCSVNGKLASKEAYEETDKQLEAKIDTIIQDLGV is encoded by the coding sequence ATGCAGGCTTTAGATCCAACCATTCTTCAGAAAGTAAACTCATGGCTTCAAGGAAACTATGATGCTGATGTTAAACAACAAATTCAAAAATTACTTGATGAAAATGCCGTTACCGAGTTAACCGATTCATTTTACCGCGATCTGGAGTTTGGTACCGGCGGTCTGCGTGGCACCATGGGCCCAGGCTCAAACCGAATCAATAAATACACGATTGGTGCTGCCACACAGGGCCTGGCCAATTACCTGAAAAAGAAATATCCTAACGAGAAAGTTAAAGTTGCCATTGCCCACGATAGCCGTAACAATGCCGATTTGTTTTCTAATATCACTGCCGAAGTTTTTTCGGCCAATGGCATCCATGTTTACTTCTTCGAAGCCTTGCGCCCTACTCCTGAGCTTTCGTTCGCGGTTCGCCACTTAGGTTGCAAAAGCGGTGTAATGCTTACCGCATCGCACAACCCAAAAGAATATAACGGTTACAAAGCTTACGGCGCAGATGGCGGTCAGTTTGTATTCCCCGAAGACCAGGCTGTAATGGACGAAGTTGCTGCTGTAAAAAGCGTCGACGATATCAAATTCGACCGTGTTGATGAAAATATTGAACTGATTGGCGAAGAGATTGATCAGCTTTACCTGGATAAGATCACCGAACTATCGGTATCTAAAGATGCTATTAAACGCCAGAAAGATCTGAAAATCGTTTACTCTCCTATCCACGGAACCGGTATAACCCTGGTGCCTAAAGCATTAAAAATGTTCGGGTTCGAGAATGTGATCTTAGTTGATGAACAAACCACGCCAGATGGTAACTTCCCAACCGTTATTTATCCAAACCCCGAAGAAAAAGAAGCTTTAACCCTCGCTCTTAAAAAGGCTAAGGAAGTTGATGCAGACTTAGTACTCGCAACTGACCCTGATGCGGACCGTGTGGGTATCGCCATTAAAAATAACGATAACGAATTTATCCTGCTAAACGGTAACCAAACCGGTAGCATGCTGATCAACTACCTGCTTTCTGCATGGGAAGATGCAGGCAAGTTAACAGGTAAAGAATACATTGTTAAAACCATTGTGACCTCGAACCTGATTGAGGCTATTGCTAATGCTAAAGGCGTTAAATTTTTTAACACCTTAACCGGCTTTAAATACATCGGCGAACTGATGACCCAACTGGAAGGCAAAGAAACCTTCATCGGCGGCGGCGAAGAAAGCTATGGCTATCTGGTTGGCGAACTGGTACGTGATAAGGATGCCGTTGTATCGAGTGCGTTTATTTCTGAAATGACTGCTTATTATAAAGACAAAGGCAGTAGCTTGTTCCAGGCTTTAATTGACACTTACATCCAATATGGTTTCTACAAAGAAAAACTGATCTCAATCACCAAAAAAGGTAAGAGCGGTGCCGAAGACATCAAAGCCATGATGGAAAAATTCCGCACCAACCCTCCTGCTACCTTAGGCGGATCGAAAGTAATTACGCTGAAAGATTACGAAATGGGTACAGAAACAGACCTGAACAGCAATACCATCACCAAGCTTAACTTCCCTAAATCGGACGTATTGCAGTTTATCACCGAAGATGGCGCTGTTATTTCGGCCCGCCCATCTGGTACAGAACCTAAAATTAAATTCTATTGCAGTGTAAACGGCAAACTGGCCAGCAAAGAAGCTTACGAAGAAACCGACAAACAACTGGAAGCAAAAATTGACACCATCATCCAGGATTTAGGTGTATAA
- a CDS encoding tetratricopeptide repeat protein produces MIKPKYIALLAPLCLTLTATQAQQNPSFQVYRTYHTATELLDKGEYVAAAEQFRQVEKLGYKTTNQSKFESELTLVQENAQYYEALCALELGNDDAESMFLRFIKEHPENPFTKLAYFQMGRSYFKRASYADALRWFDKVKASDLSGKENTEYKFRKAYAYFATGDLKNAQPLFGDVRNTHSPYTEDATYYFAYIAYLNKDYHVALVNFEKLKNSKKYESSYPYYITAVYFLDKRYDDVLSYAIPIINNTHQQHETEMLRIIAASYFAKADYPNSVKYYSRFKSQDQGKTQNTQDSYQMGYAYYEVKDYPKASVELEKLVDGGDIYSQNGNYTLGDVFLKLNNKQSARNAYFVASKLTFDKQLQEDALFQYAKLSYELDFNTQALDATRLYLKNYPRSTRTDDVKILLGEELLNSRNYREAVEILEPIANNSESAKMAYQKVTYYRGLEFINERAFENAIGIFIRSLRYPEDDKITALTTYWEAEAMYEVRKYPESVAKFEAFLDMPAARETDVANFANYALAYSAFNAEAYSKAANYFEKFLNGTEKDKNTENDAIARLGDSYFVLKSYSRALEYYNRIIEQQSKGQDYALFQRGMIQGLTGAPDAKIATLNDVLTRFPNSDFADDADFEIAYTNFIQNKGDLAKTQMQAMIQKYPQSSYVPRALVSIGLIDYNANRDDEAVTSFKQVVQQYPQTDEGKQALKQIEKIYTDKGDAQTFISYATTTPIGNYTTSQQEDIMSTAANNLYLKGDWQGTVSAVNAYYDKFPKPIYEKQMRFIRAQALVNLNRGDEALMDYNVILNDWTSPYTEKSLISMANYYLKQKKYNEAVVFLKRLETNSEYKADYNFAINNLVICYSQMEMSDDVLKYVKLIRENEKSSDEDKFKTGLFAGKAYLDKADTSAALKELNYTVANTKTISAAEAKYNIALVEYNKGKYKESQKTCFDLVNKMPNYDYWLAKSFILLADNYVKLKDNFQAKATLQSVLDNYKADDDIIPTATEKLQKLSPAIPEGNSDTTATNPAATTKKNKNN; encoded by the coding sequence ATGATTAAACCCAAATACATTGCTTTACTGGCTCCGTTATGTTTAACACTCACTGCAACGCAGGCCCAGCAAAATCCATCGTTCCAGGTTTACCGCACATACCATACCGCTACCGAATTGCTTGACAAAGGCGAATATGTAGCTGCCGCAGAGCAATTTAGACAGGTAGAGAAACTGGGTTACAAAACCACCAATCAATCTAAATTCGAATCGGAACTAACGCTCGTTCAGGAAAACGCACAATACTACGAAGCCCTTTGCGCCCTCGAGCTAGGTAACGATGATGCAGAAAGCATGTTTCTGCGCTTTATTAAAGAGCATCCCGAAAACCCGTTTACTAAACTGGCTTACTTCCAGATGGGCCGCTCATACTTTAAACGTGCCAGCTATGCCGATGCCTTGCGCTGGTTTGATAAAGTAAAAGCCAGCGACCTAAGCGGCAAGGAAAACACCGAATATAAGTTCCGTAAGGCTTATGCCTACTTTGCCACCGGCGATTTAAAAAATGCGCAACCGCTGTTTGGCGATGTACGCAATACCCACTCGCCATATACCGAAGATGCTACCTATTACTTCGCCTACATCGCTTACTTAAATAAGGACTATCATGTTGCGCTGGTTAACTTCGAAAAACTAAAGAACTCTAAAAAATACGAGAGCAGCTATCCTTATTACATTACTGCCGTTTACTTTTTAGATAAACGTTACGATGATGTTTTAAGTTACGCCATCCCGATCATCAACAATACCCATCAGCAGCACGAAACTGAAATGCTGCGTATAATTGCCGCATCTTATTTCGCCAAGGCCGATTACCCTAACTCAGTTAAATACTACAGCCGTTTTAAAAGCCAAGACCAAGGCAAAACCCAGAACACACAGGATAGCTACCAAATGGGTTATGCTTATTACGAGGTTAAAGATTACCCCAAAGCTTCTGTTGAGCTGGAAAAACTGGTTGATGGTGGCGACATATACAGCCAGAATGGTAATTATACGCTGGGTGATGTTTTCTTAAAACTAAATAACAAGCAAAGTGCGCGTAACGCCTACTTTGTAGCCTCGAAATTAACCTTCGATAAGCAATTACAGGAAGATGCGCTTTTCCAATACGCCAAACTTTCATACGAACTCGATTTTAATACTCAAGCTTTGGATGCTACACGATTGTATCTGAAGAACTATCCGCGCAGTACCCGTACCGATGATGTAAAGATCTTACTGGGTGAAGAATTACTCAACTCCCGCAATTATCGCGAAGCTGTCGAGATCCTGGAACCTATTGCCAACAACTCAGAATCTGCTAAAATGGCTTACCAAAAGGTTACCTATTACCGTGGACTGGAGTTTATTAACGAACGTGCATTTGAGAATGCTATTGGTATTTTCATTCGTTCACTGCGTTACCCCGAGGATGATAAGATCACCGCGTTAACTACCTATTGGGAAGCAGAAGCCATGTATGAGGTGCGTAAGTACCCCGAATCGGTAGCTAAATTTGAGGCATTTTTGGATATGCCTGCTGCGCGCGAAACTGATGTAGCCAATTTCGCTAACTATGCGCTAGCTTATTCTGCCTTCAACGCCGAAGCTTATAGCAAAGCGGCTAACTATTTCGAGAAATTCTTAAACGGAACCGAGAAAGATAAAAACACAGAGAATGATGCCATTGCCCGCTTAGGTGACAGCTATTTTGTATTGAAAAGCTACAGCCGAGCGCTGGAATATTATAACCGCATTATTGAGCAACAAAGCAAGGGGCAGGATTACGCCTTATTTCAGCGTGGTATGATCCAGGGTTTAACAGGCGCACCGGATGCCAAGATTGCTACGCTGAATGATGTACTAACCCGTTTCCCAAATTCGGATTTTGCGGATGATGCCGATTTCGAGATTGCTTATACCAATTTCATCCAAAACAAAGGAGATTTGGCCAAAACGCAAATGCAGGCCATGATCCAGAAATACCCGCAAAGCAGCTATGTGCCGCGTGCGCTGGTATCTATCGGTCTGATCGATTACAATGCTAACCGCGATGATGAGGCTGTTACCTCATTTAAGCAAGTGGTACAGCAATACCCGCAAACAGATGAAGGTAAGCAGGCATTAAAACAGATTGAGAAGATCTATACCGATAAGGGCGATGCGCAAACCTTTATCAGCTATGCCACCACCACGCCTATCGGTAACTATACTACTTCGCAGCAGGAAGACATTATGTCGACTGCGGCCAATAACCTTTATTTAAAGGGCGACTGGCAAGGTACAGTATCAGCAGTTAACGCTTATTACGATAAGTTCCCTAAGCCGATCTACGAAAAGCAGATGCGATTTATCCGCGCCCAGGCATTGGTTAACTTAAACCGTGGCGACGAGGCGTTGATGGACTACAACGTGATTTTGAACGACTGGACCAGTCCTTATACCGAGAAGTCGCTCATCAGTATGGCTAACTACTACCTGAAACAGAAAAAGTATAACGAAGCTGTAGTGTTCCTGAAACGTCTGGAAACTAATTCAGAATACAAGGCCGATTACAACTTCGCGATCAACAACCTGGTAATTTGCTACTCGCAAATGGAAATGTCGGACGATGTGCTTAAGTATGTGAAGCTGATCCGCGAGAACGAAAAATCGTCAGATGAGGATAAATTTAAAACAGGTTTGTTCGCCGGTAAAGCTTACCTTGATAAAGCGGATACCAGCGCTGCCCTAAAAGAACTGAACTACACCGTAGCCAACACCAAAACCATAAGTGCTGCCGAGGCCAAGTACAATATTGCTTTGGTAGAGTATAATAAAGGCAAATACAAAGAGTCGCAAAAAACCTGCTTCGACCTCGTAAACAAGATGCCTAACTACGATTACTGGTTAGCCAAATCATTCATATTACTGGCAGATAACTATGTGAAGCTAAAAGATAACTTCCAGGCAAAGGCTACACTACAAAGTGTGCTCGATAACTACAAAGCCGACGATGACATTATCCCTACAGCTACAGAAAAATTGCAAAAACTTTCGCCTGCTATACCGGAGGGTAATTCAGATACCACAGCTACCAATCCTGCGGCAACAACTAAGAAAAACAAAAATAACTAA
- a CDS encoding four helix bundle protein encodes MTGSFKELKVYQLAFDAAKAIFIISKSFPKEETYSLTDQIRRSSRSVCANIGEGYRKRLYPKHFTSKMTDADGEATETSIWLDFALEFGYINTEDYTALQKKYEDIGRMLNSMANNPEKFLPKPTTH; translated from the coding sequence ATGACAGGTAGTTTTAAAGAACTTAAAGTTTACCAACTGGCTTTCGATGCTGCCAAAGCCATATTTATAATTAGCAAATCATTCCCGAAAGAAGAAACTTATTCATTAACAGATCAAATCAGGAGATCCTCGCGATCTGTATGTGCCAATATTGGTGAAGGCTACAGGAAACGTTTGTACCCAAAGCACTTCACTTCAAAAATGACAGATGCTGATGGCGAAGCTACTGAGACAAGTATATGGCTCGACTTTGCTTTAGAGTTTGGCTACATCAATACTGAAGATTACACTGCACTTCAAAAGAAATATGAAGACATAGGCCGAATGTTAAATTCGATGGCTAATAATCCCGAAAAGTTTCTTCCTAAACCAACTACTCACTAA
- a CDS encoding ExbD/TolR family protein has product MNLRTRGKRASAEVHTSAMNDIMFFLLLFFLIASTVTNPNVIKLMLPKSSSGQSVSKKTITVSVTKDLRYYVDKKEVLEADLSTTLASYKTMATELTIVLYVDKTVAIQNVVSVMDTAQKLNIKLVLATEPK; this is encoded by the coding sequence ATGAATTTAAGGACAAGAGGTAAACGGGCATCTGCCGAGGTACACACCTCGGCCATGAACGATATTATGTTCTTCCTGCTGCTGTTTTTCTTAATTGCATCAACAGTAACCAACCCGAACGTAATTAAGCTGATGCTGCCCAAATCATCATCAGGCCAATCGGTATCTAAAAAAACAATTACTGTATCGGTAACTAAAGATCTGCGTTATTATGTAGATAAGAAAGAGGTGCTCGAAGCTGATCTTTCTACCACGCTGGCATCCTACAAAACCATGGCTACCGAGTTAACCATTGTATTATATGTCGACAAAACTGTTGCCATACAAAACGTGGTAAGTGTGATGGATACCGCGCAAAAATTAAATATAAAACTTGTTTTGGCTACCGAGCCTAAATAG
- a CDS encoding response regulator — translation MTRILAVDDDKDILDILQFILEDSGYEVDTLADGRLLFDRINQNEPDLILMDIMLGTADGRDLCRTIKSQDKTRTIPVIMISASHNIADVLKQDCAPDDFLAKPFDINVLLQKIQRQLPNAAA, via the coding sequence ATGACAAGGATTTTAGCGGTTGACGACGATAAAGATATCTTAGATATACTACAATTTATTTTAGAGGATTCGGGCTACGAAGTAGATACGCTGGCTGATGGCCGTTTGCTTTTTGACAGGATAAACCAAAACGAACCCGATTTGATATTAATGGACATTATGCTTGGTACTGCCGATGGCCGCGACCTATGCCGCACCATTAAATCGCAAGATAAAACACGCACCATACCGGTAATCATGATCTCGGCCAGCCACAATATTGCCGATGTATTGAAACAAGATTGTGCCCCCGATGATTTCTTAGCTAAGCCTTTTGATATTAACGTATTACTGCAAAAAATACAAAGGCAGTTGCCAAACGCTGCGGCTTAA
- a CDS encoding TonB-dependent receptor, giving the protein MKNSRYIFSLLVLGSVACFSAANAQTTTQKPKAKTTAKPAAKKPAATVPAKNTNAKKLGDVAAKSAARDTSKKGGANNPNTDPNKNNSLSEEIVITTTYKPVLADAVKIRRNPDLEEKIPFKAPLTYTSIDKRLEQNTAIKQLEAAKLAAERDSINYNNYVKVGVGNLKTTFAEAYVDNGKDQALQFGAWAKHFGQQGSDAEKQNQSREEVGVFGKSIGDQNTLSGKLTYNYGSNYFYGFVPQTPPVTVDPAHQHFSTIGAEGELVKNYKDTDRVLDYALKAKGYIWSNAFQARENNLVLTGFLNQTIKQFYAGLGGTLDLTSQKDNAYSMGNNLLRLNPYLKFQGDNYKIDAGVNIVTEFGASSRVSVFPAAKAELQVIPDYVRLYVEAKGDVNKASLKNFADENPFIGQDINIKNSVDQLDLTAGVKGTLAPGLGFKAEVFRYQIKDMALFVSNLLPVTGNNQFQVVYDNGKSKVSGFKGELDYKASDDVDIFGKGEFKSYSMNSQLYAWNMPKFNISAGTVLHITNQLNITGTLVVRGETKDLPYVSSSTLSLADQEKTTPYTIKSFADVSAGANYKINRKISVFIQANNLLNGNNKTWLYYRNYGFNIFGGVGFGF; this is encoded by the coding sequence ATGAAGAACTCAAGATATATATTCAGCTTGCTTGTTTTAGGATCAGTTGCTTGCTTTTCCGCTGCTAACGCACAAACAACCACACAGAAGCCTAAGGCCAAAACTACAGCTAAACCGGCTGCAAAGAAACCTGCTGCTACTGTGCCTGCTAAAAATACCAACGCTAAAAAACTGGGCGATGTGGCTGCAAAATCAGCCGCCCGCGATACTTCTAAAAAAGGTGGCGCCAATAACCCCAATACCGACCCGAATAAGAACAACAGCTTATCGGAAGAAATTGTGATTACCACAACCTACAAACCGGTACTGGCCGATGCGGTAAAAATTCGCCGTAACCCCGATCTGGAAGAGAAGATCCCTTTCAAGGCGCCTCTCACTTACACCAGCATTGATAAACGCCTGGAGCAAAACACAGCTATTAAACAATTAGAAGCTGCCAAGCTTGCTGCCGAGCGCGATTCTATCAACTACAATAACTATGTTAAAGTAGGTGTTGGTAATTTAAAAACCACTTTTGCCGAAGCTTATGTTGATAACGGTAAAGACCAGGCTTTACAGTTTGGTGCCTGGGCCAAACACTTCGGTCAGCAAGGTTCTGATGCCGAGAAGCAGAACCAGAGCCGCGAAGAAGTTGGCGTTTTCGGTAAATCAATCGGCGATCAAAATACTTTAAGTGGTAAGCTTACCTACAACTATGGCAGCAACTATTTTTATGGTTTTGTACCGCAAACCCCGCCGGTAACTGTCGATCCTGCCCATCAACACTTTAGTACTATTGGCGCTGAAGGTGAACTGGTAAAGAATTATAAAGATACCGACCGCGTACTCGATTATGCTTTAAAAGCTAAAGGGTATATTTGGAGCAATGCATTCCAGGCTCGCGAAAATAATTTGGTGTTAACCGGTTTCTTAAACCAAACCATTAAACAGTTTTATGCCGGTTTGGGTGGAACGTTAGATCTGACGTCGCAAAAAGATAACGCTTATAGCATGGGTAATAACCTGCTGCGTTTAAACCCTTACTTAAAATTTCAGGGCGATAACTATAAGATTGATGCAGGCGTTAATATCGTAACAGAATTTGGTGCATCATCGCGTGTATCGGTATTCCCGGCTGCTAAGGCAGAGTTACAGGTAATCCCGGATTATGTGCGTTTATATGTGGAGGCCAAAGGCGATGTAAACAAAGCTTCATTGAAAAACTTTGCAGACGAAAACCCTTTCATCGGTCAGGATATCAATATCAAGAACAGTGTAGATCAGCTTGACCTTACCGCCGGTGTAAAAGGAACCTTAGCGCCAGGCTTAGGTTTCAAAGCCGAAGTTTTCCGTTACCAGATTAAAGACATGGCTTTATTTGTGAGCAACTTGTTGCCGGTAACAGGTAACAACCAGTTCCAGGTGGTTTATGATAATGGTAAATCGAAAGTAAGCGGATTTAAAGGTGAGCTGGATTATAAAGCATCAGACGATGTGGACATTTTCGGTAAAGGCGAATTTAAAAGCTACAGCATGAACAGCCAGCTTTACGCCTGGAATATGCCTAAGTTTAACATCAGCGCAGGTACTGTTTTACATATTACCAACCAGTTGAATATTACAGGAACTTTAGTAGTTCGAGGCGAAACTAAAGACTTGCCTTACGTAAGCAGCAGCACGCTTTCGCTGGCCGATCAGGAGAAAACAACACCATATACTATAAAATCATTCGCCGACGTAAGCGCTGGCGCTAATTACAAAATCAACCGTAAAATATCGGTATTTATACAGGCCAACAACCTGTTAAATGGCAATAATAAAACTTGGTTGTACTATCGTAATTACGGATTTAATATATTTGGAGGCGTTGGGTTTGGTTTCTGA